GCGGACCTTCGCGCTCACGACGGCTCCTCGGAATTCGCAACGGAAGAAGCGGACTTCGGCTGCGGACGATGGGGAAGCGTAGCGTCAGATCCCGTCACGGCCTGCCTCCCAGTCCGCGGATCAGCTCGTCCATCAGCTTCCGGTCCTGCGCCTTCTCCTGCGCCGCTCTCTCCCGGAGCCATTCGCGCAGGGAATCCAGCGGGATGATGACCCGCGAACCCAAATGAACCCGCGGGATTTCGGGCAGGAACGAGCGGAGATGTCGCTCCGAAACACCGAGTGCCGCTGCCGCCTCGGAGACGGAAAGCGCAACCCGGCCGTCGAAACTGACGGTGCATCGAGCCTTCGGTGCCTCATCAGCGAGCTGTTGTTTCGGTGACTGTTCGAGCGGATCTCGCGGAGATTCCATTCCGACTCC
This window of the bacterium genome carries:
- a CDS encoding helix-turn-helix domain-containing protein, with amino-acid sequence MESPRDPLEQSPKQQLADEAPKARCTVSFDGRVALSVSEAAAALGVSERHLRSFLPEIPRVHLGSRVIIPLDSLREWLRERAAQEKAQDRKLMDELIRGLGGRP